Below is a window of Quercus robur chromosome 6, dhQueRobu3.1, whole genome shotgun sequence DNA.
GCTCACAAGACTTCATCAGATTATGGTgtgtgatttttgtttatttatttatttgtttgattaatttggatctaaaattagttcaacaagatgattcttcttttaaaatataataacaaaaccaatatatgtttttttaatggtGGGTTCACTTTCAGTGTtttcattttgtgattttggttgttttgtgggttttgtgttttgatttcgGTGGGTGtgatttgatttgtgatttggtgggcttctgggtttttgttgcgatttgattttggctgggTTTTGGCCGTGGTGGTGGtcgtgatttgattttggctgggTTTCAGTAGTGATGCATGATTAGAGGTGATGGGTTTAAAAAGCTCCGGCCATGGAGGTTTAGAaggagagcttggtgatcagCCATGGAGCACGGTGTGACGTGGGTTGAGGtagagagaggatgagagggaAATAGGGGTggccctagacattttgggtccTAAGGTGAGAACTAAAAATTGGgcatttttttatacttatatgttaattaaattaatgtttatttaatatttttatattatatttttcataattattttcattttcttctaaattattttgaagttcattatcaagatttgttgtattgcaaaattgaacatcatcttcatctaaattattttggtgaattttttgctcatttgtgatattttcatctaaattttgtgttatattttgtttattattaataacaaatttatccattgatcctttttgagactcaattaatttttcttttttttttttaagtttttcatatccaaatatatattttctaatagacatttctaatcaaacaatatatttataaagactaaaataaaaaaataactttcaagtgtagagcaaatgagaaatagaacttgatttatataaaaagtattgttgtagtttcactgaacaataacaagtttttagcaatctcaacctacataaattgaaaaaaaaaaaaaataagcacaagcataacaaaaatttaagcacagcCATAACACTGACACAAGACTTATTAATAAGGcccacccaccaaaaaaaaaaaaaaaaaaaaaaaaaaaaacaaacaaacaaaaaacaaatcctatctataactaaaaaaaaaaatgcagactttaaaaaataataataatataaaaaaataacaaaaaaattaaaaaaaaaaaaaaaaaaaaaaaaaccttgaaggcCCAAACTTAACGCCCAGTCCAGGGAGGGTCCAGGCAGCCATAATGATAAACTGATAAGTGataaacaaagttacaaaaccAGCCAGGGAGGgcccaaacaaacaaagttatcttaagttcttaacaaataaaatgcaGTGCCCTGtgcccaaatatttataattttatacctgATTCCTGAGGTGAGGTGagcagttgagacttgagagaggcgGAGAACAGAGAATCAGAGAGAGGCTGAGGTGGTTCAGCTGGAGACAGAACAGTGGAGactggagactagagagaggcggagagcagagactagagagaaaggtaaaatttttagggttttgagtggatttatttgttttgatttgtgattgttttgtggttaatctcttagaacggatttgtagtttatctggttgatttttggtcaatgattttgtttagaaccaatgtttaataggatttaccaaaatttttgttttttttttggttaaaaggatgtgccagattatttttgtaattcatttgaaactaaatatatatatatatatatatatatatatatatatatatatattttttttttttcctctactaCCCGGTtggttcttttctaaaattttggggcccccttccacttgggggccttaggcaattgcctaactcGCCTAAGGGAAGGGCCGGCCCTGGTTGTTTGGTCACTTGGGTCATTGTTAatctgtcaatttttttttttcaatggacAATCATTTAATTGAATGCTTTTGATGGTAATATAATCTCATATTCACAGGGAATAATAGATAAGTACAAAGATGGCTTCTGGGTTTGCTTCGAAATGGTCTAAAGGTGTGTGATTGATACTTAAAGATTCAATTTTTGGCCCATAAGTTGCTTATATTGTGCCTTTTGATGCTTTGGTTTGTTTAAATGTAGATTTTAGTCATGCAGTTCATATGGGTTTAattgatatgatatgatatgtgAGTGCATTGATTGAAATGCTTGTTCATAGGTTGTTAAGCTGTTCCTTTTCCTGGTACTTGTTCTTAATTTAATGTATGGGAAGAGGTAATAATAACTTCTTGttgaaatattatttatgtGAATCTACAATTGTTTGGGTGGTAATGCATTAGgctgatacattttttttagatgtatGTAGGGTTTTAATTTACTTTATGAGTTTGGTGTGTAAATGAGCTTGAGCTGGGAAATCAAATGAGTGTTGAATCTTGATGTTGTTAAACTTTGTAGTAAGATTGAGAATACGAGTACTGAGGTTCAAAACCAGGTTAAGCAAATCTTCAATAAATTAGCTTAGGTTCTAGTCTTTGTACTTGCATTCTTTTATATTACTCACCACCAATAAGAAAGTGGAGTCTTACTCATGATTGGTTTGCCTCATTCAAGATTGGGTTGAATAGATTTAGTGATTTAGCCAAAGCTAAATTTCATTCATGTGAGTCAACTGTATGCTTTTGAAACTATTGGTGCTTAATTGAATTGGCTTCAATAGAAGGAATTAGAATCCAAGCAACTTTGAAGTTGGTGAGAATTAGAGGTAGATATCTAACTTACTATTATAACCTTCAGCGAGAATTCATTAGCTACTAATACTTCCTTGTTGGTCTCATATAGAGTTAGAAAGTCACCTTTGTGAGTACAAGAGTCTTGGTTCTTAATATGTTTCTTGCAGTGCGTAATCCAAGAACTAAATGACCTCCGTTGGTAATTTAATTATCCCTACCacaaaaataaggaaatttaAAGAAAGCAAAGGTGAGGAATGAAGTATACACAAAACATCAGACCATAACCAACATCCTACCAGGTAGTTTTGTGCATTGCTCATGTTTGCATACATGGGAGAAATTGACATGTATGGTTGTTAAATCTGAATTTCGAATACCATCAGATCAATTAAtatttctttgcttctttgggAGTACTCTATAATCATATGTTGTAATGATAGTCCATGGATGTTAAAATCCTGTGTTGTGAATCTAGAAACCCTATTTGTATTAGTACATGAATGATTTTGAAGAATTGATCTGGAGCTTGTAACTATACACTGTTGGGACAAAAGAGTTCATGAAGGTTCAATCACATAGACTGCCATGTCTTGTAGATAGCTGATTTGGCTATAACCTAGCATGCTTTCTACACAAATGGTTCACTTATCTAGGATTTCACGATAATTTAAAATGAGGTGCATAAGAAATAGTTGATTTTAAAAGTTTCTAGCTGATTGATTAAGAGGATGCCTGCCTCTATTATGTGCAGAAGTTCTGGTTATAAAACAAGTCCAGTTTTTTGCTTAAGAGCATGCATGTTGAAGTCACCACACCTACACAGCAAGTATGCCAATGAGCATTTGATATAATAGAAGTTTTGGGTTGTGCATGGACACTCTCTTCTTTAAGGGATGACATGCTGCTGACTTGATTTTCTAATTATGTGGCGAATAACTGTTGGTTCACTTGGTGTGGAGTTGTGGTGCCCATTGGAGGGCTgctcttttttttggtggggggaaTTGAATGGTTGCTCCTTGCTTAGTATCTGATGTAAATTGGCTGATTGGATGTGAACCATGCCAAGCTTGGATTAATTAAGTTTCTTGCcttgttctttctttcctgTCTATGCTATGTTTGCACAGTCCATATTTGTGTGATGCATGTCTTGGAATATGTGGAAACTGCATTTCATCCTATGAAGACATATTTATAGTTTTGGACTCTGAATTTTTTATCTGGTTGGCTCACTGCATCTTATTCAATGCattgggggaaaaaaactaCTAGTGGGCCGTCAATTGCTAGGGGGCCTCAGTAACAACTTTTCTGGTTTACTTAGCACATCACATGAGATAACATGCGGTAATCCCTTATTTCAGGTCAGTGTTTTCCTCCACTGttgtagttttttattttttatttttatttttattttatatattttaatttacttaaatattatttttatagttataattgtagaaaattttcttttggttctcATGCAATATTCTTTGAGATCTTGTATTGTTTGGATGGTTGATAAATGGAAGTAATTTCTTTGTAATCTTGAACAGTACTATGCATAGAATAGGCATAATGAGATGGACCGAGGAGCAGCTTTTGATGGGCTAATTATGAGGAAGAGTCATGATTATGCTTTTTTTTAGCTGACTGAAAATGGGTAAGGGGTTGTCTAGCAGTGGCAATCCTACCTGGGCATGGTTATAGTAGAAGAGGCATAATTATGTGGTTTTTGTCAGTTTGCGTAATTTATTTTTACCTGAGATATCTTTTGAAAATATTCTGTCAAAAATATATGACATACATGAATTGAACCTTTTGATTCTCAGTAGGCCAGACAAGTTTATTCCTCTGGGAGCCTGGGTAGATATATTCACATCCAGAGTCAGAGCAGGAAACCTGCTTGGATTTTCTGAATTCAAGGTGGTATTTGATGGGggttgaaaatatatttttgaccAAGCCTATATTAAATTTGGTTCTTATTACATCTGCCCCAAATGGTAGCTAAATAATGTTAGCCATCTCCCTTTGGAAGGCTATAAGGATGTTCTAAAAATTGCCTAGTGCCTACAATTTAtttgaaagattaaaagaaacCCTGATAAAGGTCCGCTGTTTTTATCTCCTCTGGATTTTGCCTTAGTTTGTTCTTTGCAATTTCACAGCAACAAAGGACTTTCATTCAGATGAGGACTGTTCTCAAAGTTGTGGACAACTCGGGGGCAAAAAAGGTGATGTGCATACAAGCTTTAAAGGGGAAGAAAGGTGCAAGATTGGGAGACACAATAGTTGCGTCAGTCAAGGAAGCCCATCCAAATGGAAAAGTCAAGAAAGGAAAGGTTGTATATGGTGTGGTTGTGCGTGCTGCCATGCAACGCGGCCGCTGTGATGGCAGTGAGGTTAAGTTTGATGACAACGCTGTGGTGCTTGTTGACAAGCAAGGGCAACCAATTGGGACAAGAGTTTTTGGGCCCGTCCCTCATGAGCTAAGGAAGAAAAAGCATGTCAAGATTCTTACTTTGGCAGAGCATATTGCCTAAAGGAGGGACTCCAGATACATGAGTGACAGCTATAGGCATAGTATAATAGATCTAGCATATGCTTTGTTAGACGcttg
It encodes the following:
- the LOC126689440 gene encoding 50S ribosomal protein HLP, mitochondrial-like; translated protein: MASGFASKWSKVGRQLLGGLSNNFSGLLSTSHEITCGNPLFQQQRTFIQMRTVLKVVDNSGAKKVMCIQALKGKKGARLGDTIVASVKEAHPNGKVKKGKVVYGVVVRAAMQRGRCDGSEVKFDDNAVVLVDKQGQPIGTRVFGPVPHELRKKKHVKILTLAEHIA